In Erythrobacter sp. F6033, a single genomic region encodes these proteins:
- the rnd gene encoding ribonuclease D, whose amino-acid sequence MKIHDLITTTEALTELCERLSKSEFVAVDTEFMRENTYWPELCLVQIANTEEAAAIDPLADGIDLTPLLDLMCENDEVLKVFHAGGQDVEIIVNLTGKTPYPIFDTQISMMAISQSEQIGYANLVETWLGITVDKGARFTDWSRRPLTDRQIEYAIGDVTHLSVIFPKILQKLIKTERGNWLNAEMEKLADASNYIVDADNSWKRIRSPGRNPTVLGRLKALAAWREGEAQHKNIPRGRIMRDETLADIASHPPKKQADLAKVRGLSAAWKDNDIGKRMMKIIADAEPLSKEEMPQKMKRGAPLGKEGALVADLLKLLLKIRAREIDVAPRLLTRADEMEALAAGVRELKVLEGWRYEVFGKDALELVEGRLAFAVQGGKLKMTHIDDMQASMEESQADAEAAE is encoded by the coding sequence ATGAAAATACACGATCTGATTACCACCACCGAAGCTCTCACCGAATTGTGCGAGCGCCTCTCCAAATCCGAATTTGTTGCCGTGGACACAGAGTTCATGCGCGAGAACACCTATTGGCCGGAACTCTGCCTCGTGCAGATCGCCAACACGGAAGAAGCCGCCGCGATTGATCCGCTGGCCGATGGCATCGACCTGACCCCGCTGCTCGATCTGATGTGCGAGAATGACGAGGTTTTGAAGGTGTTTCACGCCGGCGGTCAGGATGTCGAGATTATCGTCAATCTGACGGGCAAGACCCCCTACCCGATCTTTGACACGCAAATCTCAATGATGGCGATCAGCCAGTCTGAACAGATCGGCTATGCCAACCTCGTTGAAACATGGCTGGGCATTACGGTCGATAAAGGCGCGCGCTTCACCGATTGGAGCCGCCGTCCGCTCACCGACCGCCAGATTGAATATGCGATTGGCGATGTGACGCATTTGTCAGTCATCTTCCCGAAGATCCTGCAAAAGCTGATCAAGACAGAGCGCGGCAACTGGCTCAATGCGGAGATGGAAAAATTGGCTGATGCGAGCAATTACATCGTCGATGCGGACAATTCGTGGAAACGCATCCGCTCGCCGGGGCGCAATCCGACCGTTCTGGGCCGGTTGAAAGCTTTGGCGGCATGGCGCGAAGGCGAAGCGCAACATAAGAATATTCCGCGCGGCCGGATCATGCGCGACGAAACGCTCGCCGACATCGCGAGCCACCCGCCAAAGAAACAGGCCGATCTGGCCAAAGTGCGCGGTCTTTCCGCCGCATGGAAAGACAATGACATCGGCAAACGCATGATGAAGATCATCGCCGATGCAGAACCGCTTTCCAAAGAAGAAATGCCGCAGAAAATGAAACGCGGCGCGCCACTGGGCAAAGAAGGCGCTCTGGTCGCTGACTTGCTCAAACTGCTGCTCAAAATCCGCGCGCGCGAAATCGATGTGGCGCCGCGCTTGCTAACCCGTGCAGACGAGATGGAAGCACTCGCCGCCGGAGTTCGCGAGCTGAAAGTGCTCGAAGGCTGGCGTTATGAAGTGTTTGGCAAAGACGCGCTGGAGCTCGTCGAAGGCAGGCTCGCCTTCGCAGTTCAAGGCGGCAAGCTGAAGATGACCCATATCGACGACATGCAAGCGAGCATGGAAGAGTCGCAAGCCGACGCCGAAGCGGCGGAGTAA
- a CDS encoding hydrogen peroxide-inducible genes activator yields the protein MSTYLPTIKQLQYLVALHEHGHFGRAADASFVSQSTLSAGIRELESLLGVTLVERSRRVVRFTALGEQVVTKANKLLREAEELSDLVQAAGKPLSGQLRMSVIPTIAPFMIPRLLPRLRNERPDLQLMLREETSQDAMDSLQHGRVDCVLLALPFDTAEAEYEHIADDRLFVAFPKDDPRDPPASIPPEMIDQGRLLLLEDGHCLRDHALAACNRSELRASAAMIGTSLHTLVQMVDHDLGLTMLPEMAIDAGILTGTEVVARPVESDTAKREIVLVWRKNSPREADFKLLAEELRAG from the coding sequence ATGTCCACTTACCTCCCCACCATCAAACAGCTGCAATATCTCGTTGCGCTGCATGAGCATGGCCATTTTGGCCGCGCTGCAGATGCCAGCTTTGTTTCGCAATCCACGTTATCAGCGGGCATTCGCGAACTGGAATCCCTGCTTGGTGTGACACTTGTGGAGCGCAGCCGGCGCGTGGTTCGTTTTACCGCTCTGGGCGAGCAGGTCGTGACCAAAGCGAACAAGCTGCTGCGTGAGGCGGAGGAGCTTTCCGATCTGGTTCAGGCTGCGGGCAAGCCTTTATCGGGTCAGCTTCGTATGAGCGTGATCCCAACCATCGCTCCATTTATGATCCCGCGTCTGTTGCCTCGCCTGCGCAATGAGCGCCCCGACCTGCAATTGATGCTGCGCGAAGAGACCAGTCAGGACGCGATGGATTCGCTCCAGCATGGCCGCGTTGATTGCGTCCTGCTCGCGCTGCCTTTTGATACGGCAGAGGCGGAATACGAACATATCGCGGATGACAGGCTGTTTGTCGCATTCCCGAAAGACGATCCGCGCGATCCGCCTGCGAGTATTCCGCCAGAAATGATCGACCAGGGGCGGCTGTTGCTGCTTGAGGATGGGCATTGCCTGCGCGATCACGCTCTCGCCGCCTGCAACCGCAGCGAATTGCGCGCCAGCGCCGCGATGATCGGCACCAGTCTTCATACATTGGTGCAAATGGTCGATCACGATCTTGGCCTGACCATGCTGCCTGAAATGGCGATCGATGCGGGCATTCTGACTGGCACCGAAGTTGTCGCCCGCCCGGTTGAAAGCGACACGGCCAAGCGAGAGATTGTGCTTGTGTGGCGGAAGAACTCCCCGCGCGAGGCAGATTTCAAGCTTCTCGCAGAAGAACTGCGCGCCGGTTAA
- a CDS encoding LysM peptidoglycan-binding domain-containing protein — protein sequence MSNETYTVKSGDTLQKIADQFDVDMQDLALRNNIRDPNLIHVGQVITVREASNVYLVKSGDSLSKIANAHGTTVDAIMAANPRIRNPNLISVGQSIVIPTGSSSSSSSTGGSTTSSGGTSGHLSLTEKDIRDIKKTLQTEWVQFAGDDQAKGIVDTILNRLASDHWGSTIASVVNARNQFSDINGPVSRRDGRSSVDQIAMSLVSSRVNDFVDDYLQARSTGTGSFVDSHLNYANPHFSDARNLAWIMALDGPVLGRGNAIHRHGTVPELQRFRPDPFQVVLPGGTAPSASQSVTSTSVDGRAIAAQHNVDVKSRAVKISTLHPSMEAVIVAVSQAANELGLPRPVITSGNDSRHSRNSLHYSNRALDFRGRNITRDQGFALDSRVEQKLGDDYDVIFETFSNSSNNHLHVEYDPR from the coding sequence ATGTCAAACGAAACCTACACCGTGAAATCCGGTGATACATTGCAGAAAATCGCTGACCAGTTCGATGTCGATATGCAGGATTTGGCGCTGCGCAATAACATCCGCGATCCAAACCTGATCCATGTCGGGCAAGTCATCACGGTTCGCGAGGCAAGCAATGTCTATCTCGTGAAGTCAGGCGACAGCTTGTCCAAAATTGCGAACGCGCATGGCACAACAGTCGATGCAATCATGGCGGCGAATCCGCGCATTCGCAATCCAAACCTTATCTCGGTCGGGCAATCGATTGTGATCCCGACCGGATCAAGTTCGAGCTCAAGCAGCACCGGTGGCAGCACCACTTCGAGTGGCGGGACCAGTGGGCACCTGAGCCTTACCGAAAAAGACATTCGCGACATCAAAAAGACGTTGCAAACCGAATGGGTGCAATTCGCCGGCGATGATCAGGCGAAAGGGATCGTCGATACGATCCTGAACCGGCTTGCTTCCGATCACTGGGGATCAACCATCGCCAGCGTCGTGAATGCCCGCAACCAGTTTTCCGACATTAACGGCCCGGTTTCGCGGCGCGATGGTCGCAGCTCGGTCGATCAGATCGCAATGAGTCTTGTGAGCAGCCGCGTGAACGATTTCGTCGATGACTATCTTCAGGCGCGCTCAACCGGGACAGGATCATTCGTGGACTCGCATCTCAACTACGCGAACCCGCATTTCTCCGATGCACGTAATCTGGCGTGGATCATGGCTCTGGACGGACCTGTGCTGGGACGCGGCAACGCGATCCACCGCCATGGCACCGTGCCGGAATTGCAGCGCTTTCGCCCTGACCCGTTCCAAGTCGTTCTGCCGGGCGGCACCGCGCCATCGGCATCGCAATCCGTGACCAGTACATCGGTCGATGGCCGGGCCATCGCGGCTCAGCATAATGTCGATGTGAAAAGCCGCGCTGTGAAGATCAGCACTCTGCACCCATCCATGGAGGCAGTCATTGTTGCAGTATCTCAGGCCGCAAACGAGCTGGGACTGCCCCGCCCTGTTATCACATCGGGCAATGATAGCCGCCACAGCCGCAATTCGCTGCACTACTCAAATCGCGCACTGGATTTCCGCGGGCGCAACATCACTCGCGATCAAGGCTTTGCGCTGGACAGCCGTGTCGAACAGAAGCTGGGCGATGATTACGATGTGATTTTTGAAACGTTCTCGAACTCGAGCAACAATCACCTTCATGTCGAGTACGATCCACGGTAA
- a CDS encoding GNAT family N-acetyltransferase encodes MKNHNIRPLESRDLERARYLVGENEMFPPEMLEDMTAPFFENDPDQRWVVFDDGAVDGIAYYLPEQMAEGVWNLLMIAVDPKRHGQGLGTQLMRFVEAELAAAGNRILLVDTSGKDEFERTRSFYDMLGYDREACIRDYWTSGDDKVTFRKVLT; translated from the coding sequence ATGAAAAATCACAATATTCGGCCGCTTGAAAGCCGGGACCTTGAGCGCGCGCGTTATCTCGTTGGTGAGAACGAGATGTTTCCGCCGGAAATGCTCGAAGATATGACTGCCCCGTTCTTCGAAAATGACCCTGATCAAAGATGGGTCGTATTCGATGACGGGGCGGTTGATGGCATTGCATATTATCTGCCCGAGCAAATGGCAGAAGGCGTTTGGAATCTCCTGATGATTGCCGTTGACCCGAAGAGGCATGGTCAGGGTCTCGGAACGCAACTGATGCGATTTGTCGAAGCGGAACTCGCCGCAGCTGGTAATCGTATCCTACTTGTCGACACATCAGGTAAAGATGAGTTCGAACGAACGCGATCTTTCTACGATATGCTCGGATATGATCGGGAAGCGTGCATTCGGGACTATTGGACGTCAGGTGACGACAAGGTCACTTTTCGCAAAGTACTGACTTGA
- the pgsA gene encoding CDP-diacylglycerol--glycerol-3-phosphate 3-phosphatidyltransferase: MLTLPNILTLSRIFALPLLAFFLWWPEWRLGYAIGFALYALIAITDFFDGYLARAQGTVSKLGIFLDPIADKIMVATVLLILTAQGYLRGPYVGDMHVIAGLVILIREIAVSGLREFLGGLQVSVPVSALAKWKTTFQLIALGALIAGGAVHGQPCQSPDAGCLTFAESWVHVIGLGSLWAAAVLTVITGWDYLRVGLKHMD, from the coding sequence ATGTTGACGTTACCCAACATCCTTACGCTTTCGCGTATATTCGCCCTGCCATTGCTGGCGTTCTTCCTGTGGTGGCCGGAATGGCGGCTGGGATATGCGATCGGGTTTGCGCTCTATGCGCTGATTGCGATCACAGACTTCTTTGACGGCTATCTGGCGCGTGCGCAGGGGACGGTGTCGAAGCTCGGCATCTTCCTCGATCCGATTGCGGACAAGATTATGGTGGCGACCGTGCTGCTGATCCTGACCGCGCAAGGATATCTGCGCGGGCCATATGTCGGCGATATGCATGTGATCGCGGGTCTTGTGATCCTGATCCGGGAGATCGCGGTATCGGGTCTGCGCGAATTTTTGGGCGGATTGCAGGTGTCAGTGCCGGTCTCGGCGCTGGCGAAGTGGAAGACGACGTTTCAACTGATCGCTCTGGGCGCGCTGATCGCTGGCGGCGCAGTGCATGGACAGCCATGCCAGTCACCCGACGCAGGTTGCCTGACCTTCGCGGAGAGCTGGGTCCACGTAATCGGCCTAGGCAGCCTATGGGCAGCAGCCGTGCTGACCGTGATCACTGGTTGGGATTACCTCCGGGTCGGTTTGAAGCATATGGATTGA
- a CDS encoding MFS transporter: protein MTTSTRLLTRKRFMPLMVTQFFNAFNDNLYKTALVLFVVYSVYNDEKQEAFFSGVASLLFILPFVLFSALAGQLADTRDKAAIIRIVKLCEIGWASLGAAGLFMAWQGIAVHTVAIPLLLAVVFLAAVQSAFLGPIKYAILPQHLRKDEVLPGTGLVEAGTYIAILMGTILAGFIDIEYAIVLVVLTSIVGYIVCRWVPDAPPQGNHELHFPLLEPYNEKTRNPILRWLGIVPVALADQVVMSWRLVKKTRDIREIWYAIIAISFFWTIGAVLFIQFPPLAKNQLLATPEVASLFLVIFSVGIAVGSMVINTLLKGEVSARYAPICVVFMGIFLVGFYFVCRAWIPNEAGELLPIQEWILEPLAIPLSLILLGISTAGGMFVVPLYAFLTTRCAPDAASRTIAANNIVNSLAMVTGSVVALGMTALGIPVAEQLLFAALMTVISAWLGKKLHKAEIEAAPARAAV from the coding sequence ATGACAACTTCGACGCGTCTCCTGACCCGTAAGCGGTTTATGCCGCTGATGGTCACGCAATTTTTCAATGCGTTCAATGACAACCTGTACAAGACCGCTTTGGTCCTGTTCGTCGTCTATTCCGTTTATAATGATGAGAAACAGGAAGCCTTCTTCAGCGGCGTAGCCTCGCTGTTGTTTATCCTGCCATTCGTATTGTTCTCTGCGCTCGCTGGTCAGTTGGCCGATACGCGGGACAAGGCCGCGATCATTCGTATCGTCAAACTGTGCGAGATCGGCTGGGCGAGCCTAGGTGCGGCGGGCCTGTTTATGGCATGGCAGGGCATCGCCGTGCACACCGTAGCGATACCATTACTGCTTGCTGTCGTGTTCCTTGCCGCAGTGCAATCGGCGTTTCTCGGCCCGATCAAATACGCGATCCTTCCTCAGCACCTAAGGAAGGATGAGGTCCTGCCCGGCACTGGCCTGGTCGAAGCCGGGACATATATTGCGATCCTGATGGGGACGATCCTCGCCGGATTTATCGATATCGAATATGCGATAGTCCTCGTCGTGTTGACCTCTATCGTCGGATATATCGTTTGCCGCTGGGTTCCGGATGCGCCGCCACAGGGCAATCACGAACTGCATTTCCCACTGTTGGAGCCCTATAACGAAAAGACCCGCAATCCGATTTTGCGCTGGCTGGGCATTGTACCGGTTGCTCTGGCCGATCAGGTTGTGATGAGCTGGCGTCTGGTCAAGAAGACCCGCGATATTCGAGAGATTTGGTACGCGATTATCGCGATCAGCTTTTTCTGGACCATCGGTGCGGTGTTGTTCATCCAGTTTCCGCCGCTCGCGAAAAATCAGCTGCTCGCCACTCCCGAGGTTGCCAGCCTGTTTCTGGTGATTTTCTCAGTCGGCATTGCGGTCGGTTCGATGGTGATCAACACGCTGCTTAAAGGCGAGGTATCCGCTCGCTACGCACCGATCTGCGTTGTGTTTATGGGTATATTCCTTGTCGGCTTTTACTTCGTATGCCGCGCATGGATCCCCAATGAAGCGGGCGAATTGCTGCCAATTCAGGAATGGATTCTTGAGCCGCTGGCGATACCGCTTTCTCTGATCCTGCTGGGCATCTCGACCGCCGGCGGAATGTTCGTCGTGCCGCTCTATGCGTTCCTGACCACACGCTGCGCGCCCGATGCCGCCAGCCGCACGATTGCGGCGAACAATATCGTCAATTCACTCGCAATGGTGACTGGTTCTGTTGTTGCACTCGGCATGACCGCGCTGGGAATACCCGTAGCCGAGCAACTGCTGTTCGCAGCATTGATGACGGTAATCTCTGCCTGGTTGGGCAAGAAATTGCACAAGGCTGAGATAGAGGCCGCTCCCGCAAGAGCCGCCGTGTAA
- a CDS encoding thiamine pyrophosphate-binding protein: MKSAAELLVECLAEQGTDRVFTVPGESFLAVLDALHDTATIETVTCRQEGGAAFMACADGAMGAAGSGRPGVAFVTRGPGATNASIGVHVAHQDSQPMILFVGDVARGMRDREGFQEVDFSAYFGPICKWATRIDDPARIPEYIARAYSVAISGRPGPVVIALPEDMLCDAVDPAKKPRPLTHRPAQAACPDAMQALFGLIADAASPVAIIGGAGWNAKARDHFQQFAENIGLPVATAFRRQDAIAPSSSVYAGNMGYGPNPKLVQRVKDADLIIAVGARLGEATTDGYEVPTLEHPDQLLVHIHPDANELGRVYKTDLEMCCSVDEFAEAAALWEDSSVIPFDAGAEANREWSEWATPKPSDNAPALDMAACVAHMREVLPEDSIICNGAGNFAGWWHRYWRYAGYPSQLAPTAGAMGYGVPAAVAAALRHPERQVVAVAGDGDFLMNGQELATAVQHGANMLVLVIDNGAYGTIRMHQEREYPARVSGTKLANPDFAILGAAFGGWSATATTTQEFTDALADAQTRTGLRLIHMKIDIEQLAASGATISGLRAKA, from the coding sequence ATGAAGAGCGCAGCTGAACTGCTGGTGGAATGCCTTGCCGAACAAGGCACCGACCGCGTCTTCACCGTTCCGGGCGAGAGCTTTCTTGCAGTGCTTGATGCGCTCCATGACACCGCAACAATCGAAACCGTCACTTGCCGTCAGGAAGGCGGCGCGGCGTTTATGGCCTGCGCGGATGGCGCAATGGGTGCGGCAGGTTCTGGCCGCCCTGGTGTAGCGTTCGTAACGCGCGGCCCTGGCGCGACAAATGCCAGCATCGGCGTGCATGTTGCGCATCAGGACAGCCAGCCGATGATCCTGTTTGTGGGCGATGTCGCGCGCGGGATGCGGGACCGCGAAGGCTTTCAGGAAGTCGATTTCAGCGCCTATTTCGGACCGATCTGCAAATGGGCAACGCGCATCGACGATCCAGCGCGCATCCCCGAATACATCGCACGAGCATATTCGGTCGCGATCAGCGGACGCCCCGGCCCCGTTGTCATCGCTTTACCCGAAGACATGCTGTGCGATGCAGTTGATCCGGCGAAAAAACCGCGTCCGCTTACTCACCGCCCTGCTCAGGCCGCGTGCCCTGATGCGATGCAGGCATTGTTCGGCCTGATCGCGGATGCCGCAAGCCCAGTTGCAATTATCGGCGGCGCAGGCTGGAATGCGAAGGCGCGGGATCATTTTCAGCAATTCGCCGAGAACATCGGCCTTCCCGTGGCAACCGCATTTCGTAGGCAGGACGCGATTGCGCCGTCCTCCTCCGTCTATGCCGGCAATATGGGATACGGCCCCAACCCGAAGCTGGTCCAGCGGGTGAAAGACGCCGATCTGATAATCGCAGTCGGTGCGCGGTTGGGTGAAGCGACAACCGACGGATACGAGGTGCCGACACTGGAGCATCCCGATCAATTGCTCGTCCACATTCATCCCGATGCCAATGAGTTGGGGCGCGTTTACAAAACCGATCTCGAAATGTGCTGCAGCGTCGATGAATTTGCGGAGGCAGCCGCATTGTGGGAGGACAGCAGTGTCATCCCGTTCGATGCAGGCGCAGAAGCAAACCGCGAATGGAGCGAGTGGGCGACGCCTAAGCCGTCAGACAACGCGCCCGCGCTCGATATGGCCGCCTGTGTCGCTCACATGCGCGAAGTGCTCCCCGAAGACAGCATCATCTGCAACGGCGCCGGCAACTTCGCCGGCTGGTGGCACCGATATTGGCGCTATGCCGGCTATCCCAGCCAGCTTGCGCCGACCGCGGGCGCGATGGGCTACGGCGTGCCAGCCGCAGTCGCAGCCGCCCTTCGCCATCCCGAGCGTCAGGTTGTTGCAGTGGCCGGAGACGGGGACTTTCTGATGAATGGGCAAGAGCTCGCCACGGCGGTTCAGCACGGCGCGAACATGCTGGTGCTGGTGATCGATAACGGCGCCTACGGCACGATCCGCATGCATCAGGAGCGCGAATATCCTGCCCGCGTATCCGGCACGAAGCTCGCCAATCCTGACTTTGCCATACTTGGTGCAGCATTCGGCGGTTGGAGCGCCACGGCAACGACCACGCAGGAATTCACCGACGCCTTAGCCGATGCGCAAACCCGCACCGGTCTGCGCCTCATTCATATGAAGATTGACATCGAACAACTCGCCGCGAGCGGCGCAACGATCAGCGGACTTCGCGCAAAGGCTTAA
- a CDS encoding EVE domain-containing protein has translation MAEKNYWLIKSEPFKYSWDDLVAEKEGTWDGVRNHLAKNNLKAMKVGDECFFYHSREGLEIVGICTVSVADILDPTDETGKWAAVKVKPTRKFDNFVSLKQIKAEPKLADCELVRLSRLSVASIKPDEWTLICAMAEG, from the coding sequence ATGGCTGAAAAGAACTACTGGCTGATCAAGTCCGAGCCTTTCAAATACAGCTGGGATGATCTGGTCGCCGAGAAAGAAGGCACATGGGATGGCGTACGCAACCATCTGGCCAAGAACAATTTGAAAGCCATGAAAGTCGGCGATGAATGTTTTTTCTACCACTCGCGTGAGGGCTTGGAGATTGTCGGCATCTGCACGGTCAGTGTCGCAGACATTCTCGATCCGACGGACGAAACCGGCAAATGGGCGGCGGTTAAGGTGAAGCCGACGCGCAAGTTCGATAATTTCGTATCTCTCAAACAGATCAAGGCCGAACCGAAACTGGCCGATTGCGAACTTGTGCGCCTGTCGCGCCTATCCGTCGCCTCGATAAAGCCGGACGAGTGGACGCTGATCTGCGCAATGGCAGAAGGCTGA
- a CDS encoding EAL domain-containing protein, translating to MTDNKNTDRFGRAEKDLIALGIATAAIIMFVGTGGSVLPSVIDAVFANGRGPDKLLVNAMLLNIALIIFGWRRYSQLTIEITERKRAEAHARELAEIDPLTGRLNRRSMAIATDNLREQAMEKGQAVAYAMIDLDNFKQINDMHGHSIGDQVLVSLSERIVSHLPDDALCARLGGDEFAFVMAYDPNMRSRIDELVIRLFDHVILPFRLESLVIDATMSIGIATDHDEAVQNKSVNNAAELMHRADIAMYHAKKQGKNRYFWFEPSMENELRFRNELEAGIRRGVAEGEFVPFYEQQVDIATGELAGFEMLARWQSPQLGLVSPEVFIPIAEEIGLIAEVSEQLIKRAFADARHWDENLTLSVNISPVQLRDPWFAQKLLKMLVEHKFPANRLEIEVTESCLHDNIGMVRSMITSLRNQGIAISLDDFGTGYSSLEQLRTLPFDRLKIDRSFVNELRNSDGNSTIVDAIVSLGRGLNMPITAEGIESEDVLEMLKKMGDLKGQGYLYGKPECAEEVLERLRRLNKLARSIEPNADGAATEADIRAEHPLLQSASK from the coding sequence GTGACCGACAATAAAAACACGGATCGCTTCGGCAGAGCCGAAAAAGATCTAATCGCACTGGGCATCGCAACAGCTGCGATCATCATGTTCGTCGGCACCGGCGGCAGTGTTCTGCCGAGCGTCATCGATGCAGTCTTTGCCAATGGCCGCGGTCCGGACAAGCTGCTGGTCAACGCTATGTTGCTTAACATCGCGCTGATCATTTTCGGATGGCGCCGCTATTCCCAACTCACAATTGAAATCACCGAGCGGAAACGTGCCGAGGCCCATGCCCGCGAACTTGCCGAAATCGATCCGCTGACGGGCCGTCTCAACCGTCGCAGTATGGCCATCGCAACAGACAACTTGCGCGAACAGGCAATGGAAAAAGGCCAAGCTGTCGCTTACGCCATGATTGATCTGGATAATTTCAAACAGATCAATGATATGCACGGGCACTCTATCGGCGATCAGGTATTGGTGAGCCTTTCCGAACGGATCGTGTCTCATCTTCCCGATGATGCCCTATGCGCCCGCCTTGGCGGAGACGAATTCGCGTTCGTCATGGCTTATGATCCGAACATGCGCAGCCGCATAGACGAGCTTGTCATTCGCTTGTTTGATCATGTGATCCTGCCATTCAGGCTGGAATCGCTCGTGATCGACGCGACGATGTCGATCGGTATCGCAACGGACCATGACGAAGCCGTCCAGAACAAGAGCGTAAACAACGCCGCAGAATTGATGCACCGCGCTGACATCGCGATGTACCACGCCAAAAAGCAAGGCAAGAACCGGTATTTCTGGTTTGAACCAAGCATGGAAAACGAATTGCGTTTCCGCAACGAATTGGAAGCCGGCATCCGGCGCGGCGTTGCCGAAGGCGAGTTTGTCCCGTTCTATGAGCAACAGGTCGACATCGCCACTGGCGAATTGGCCGGATTTGAAATGCTCGCGCGTTGGCAATCCCCGCAACTCGGCCTCGTCAGCCCCGAAGTCTTCATTCCGATTGCAGAAGAAATCGGCCTGATTGCCGAAGTCTCCGAACAATTGATCAAGCGCGCTTTTGCCGACGCGCGGCATTGGGACGAGAATCTGACCCTATCAGTCAATATCTCACCGGTTCAGCTGCGTGATCCATGGTTTGCGCAGAAACTTCTCAAGATGCTGGTCGAACATAAGTTCCCGGCGAACCGCCTCGAAATCGAAGTCACCGAAAGCTGTCTGCATGACAATATCGGCATGGTGCGCTCTATGATCACCAGCCTCCGAAATCAGGGCATAGCGATCAGTCTCGACGATTTCGGCACCGGCTATTCCAGTCTTGAGCAACTGCGGACCTTGCCATTTGACCGGCTCAAGATTGATCGGTCATTCGTCAACGAGCTTCGCAATTCAGACGGCAACAGCACGATTGTAGACGCAATTGTCTCTCTTGGACGAGGGTTGAATATGCCGATCACCGCCGAAGGCATCGAGAGTGAAGACGTCCTCGAGATGCTAAAGAAAATGGGTGATCTCAAAGGCCAAGGGTACTTGTACGGCAAGCCAGAATGCGCTGAGGAAGTGCTAGAGCGTCTGCGCCGCCTCAACAAACTGGCGCGCTCGATTGAGCCCAATGCCGATGGAGCCGCGACAGAGGCGGATATCCGCGCGGAGCATCCTCTCCTTCAAAGCGCCAGCAAATAG
- the dapF gene encoding diaminopimelate epimerase, with protein MRVPFIKMHGLGNDFVVLDARKTALPAISGAFASRIADRREGIGCDQMIVLEPSQAADFKMRIFNSDGGEVEACGNASRAVALLHGTAASVETAGGTIALEPAAGGASVDMGIPKFEWDAIPLAYPMDTMSMPVGWDGLAAPMAVNVGNPHVIFFVDDADAVDLAAIGPVIETDELFPERINVNVASRAGEDHLTLHVWERGAGLTRACGTGACATAVAAIRKGIAQSPVTVTLPGGDLTIAWEQGGSIRMTGPATEAYRGSFEWDDYS; from the coding sequence ATGCGCGTTCCCTTCATCAAAATGCATGGCCTCGGCAATGATTTCGTGGTGCTCGATGCACGCAAAACCGCCCTGCCCGCTATCTCGGGAGCATTCGCGTCGCGGATTGCCGACCGGCGCGAAGGGATAGGCTGCGACCAGATGATCGTTCTGGAGCCCAGCCAGGCAGCCGATTTCAAGATGCGCATTTTCAATTCCGATGGCGGCGAAGTCGAAGCCTGCGGCAATGCAAGCCGCGCGGTCGCATTGCTGCACGGAACAGCTGCAAGCGTGGAAACCGCTGGCGGTACAATTGCGCTTGAGCCTGCAGCTGGCGGCGCAAGCGTCGATATGGGCATTCCGAAATTTGAATGGGACGCAATCCCGCTCGCATACCCGATGGACACGATGAGTATGCCAGTGGGTTGGGACGGTTTAGCCGCGCCGATGGCCGTGAATGTCGGCAATCCGCATGTCATCTTCTTCGTCGATGATGCCGATGCCGTGGACCTTGCAGCAATCGGTCCTGTCATCGAAACCGACGAGCTTTTCCCCGAACGGATCAATGTGAATGTCGCAAGCCGTGCTGGCGAGGATCACCTCACATTGCATGTGTGGGAACGCGGCGCCGGCCTTACGCGGGCCTGCGGCACGGGGGCCTGCGCAACGGCGGTTGCGGCCATCCGCAAGGGCATCGCGCAAAGTCCCGTCACAGTCACCCTGCCCGGCGGCGATCTCACGATTGCGTGGGAGCAAGGCGGCTCCATCCGCATGACCGGCCCCGCGACCGAAGCCTATCGCGGATCATTCGAATGGGATGACTATTCGTGA